Proteins encoded by one window of Pseudomonas sp. LS44:
- the puuE gene encoding allantoinase PuuE — protein MSADYPRDLIGYGSNPPHPHWPGEARIALSFVLNYEEGGERCVLHGDKESEAFLSEMVAAQPLQGARNMSMESLYEYGSRAGVWRLLKLFQKHNIPLTVFAVAMAAQRHPDVIKAMVAAGHEICSHGYRWIDYQYMDEQQEREHMLEAIRILTELTGERPVGWYTGRTGPNSRRIVMEEGGFLYDSDTYDDDLPYWDPASTAEKPHLVIPYTLDTNDMRFTQVQGFNTGDDFFTYLKDAFDVLYAEGVEGAPKMLSIGMHCRLLGRPARLASLARFIEYVQGHEKVWIARRDDIARHWHATHPFKTESAK, from the coding sequence GTGAGTGCTGACTATCCACGCGACCTGATCGGCTACGGCAGCAACCCTCCCCATCCGCACTGGCCGGGCGAGGCGCGCATCGCTCTGTCCTTCGTCCTCAACTATGAGGAAGGTGGCGAGCGTTGCGTACTGCACGGCGACAAGGAATCCGAGGCGTTCCTTTCCGAGATGGTCGCCGCCCAGCCGCTGCAGGGCGCGCGCAACATGAGCATGGAGTCGCTGTACGAGTACGGCAGCCGTGCCGGCGTGTGGCGCCTGCTCAAGCTGTTCCAGAAACACAACATCCCGCTGACCGTGTTTGCCGTGGCCATGGCCGCGCAGCGCCACCCGGACGTGATCAAGGCGATGGTCGCCGCCGGCCACGAGATCTGCAGCCACGGCTACCGCTGGATCGATTACCAGTACATGGACGAGCAGCAGGAGCGCGAGCACATGCTCGAGGCGATCCGCATCCTCACCGAACTGACCGGCGAGCGCCCGGTCGGCTGGTACACCGGGCGCACCGGCCCGAACAGCCGGCGCATCGTCATGGAGGAAGGTGGCTTCCTGTATGACTCGGACACCTACGACGACGACCTGCCCTACTGGGACCCGGCGAGCACCGCCGAGAAGCCGCATCTGGTGATCCCCTACACCCTGGACACCAACGACATGCGCTTCACCCAGGTGCAGGGCTTCAACACCGGCGACGACTTCTTTACCTACCTGAAGGACGCCTTCGATGTGCTGTACGCCGAAGGCGTCGAAGGCGCACCGAAGATGCTCTCGATCGGCATGCACTGCCGCCTGCTCGGCCGCCCGGCACGCCTGGCCTCGCTGGCGCGCTTCATCGAATACGTGCAGGGCCACGAGAAAGTCTGGATCGCCCGTCGCGACGACATCGCCCGCCACTGGCACGCCACCCACCCTTTCAAAACGGAGAGCGCGAAATGA
- the uraH gene encoding hydroxyisourate hydrolase, translating to MGRLTTHVLDAAHGCPGSEIKVELYRVDGARQELVATALTNHDGRLDAPILQGDAYRSGVYQLHFHAGDYYRARGVALPNPAFLDVVVLRFGIDAGQEHYHVPLLISPYSYSTYRGS from the coding sequence ATGGGACGTTTAACCACCCACGTACTGGATGCTGCGCACGGCTGCCCTGGCAGCGAGATCAAGGTCGAGCTGTATCGCGTCGACGGTGCGCGACAGGAACTGGTCGCCACCGCGCTGACCAACCATGACGGCCGTCTGGATGCGCCGATCCTGCAGGGCGACGCCTACCGCTCCGGGGTCTACCAGCTGCACTTTCACGCTGGCGACTATTACCGCGCCCGCGGCGTCGCGCTGCCCAACCCGGCGTTCCTCGACGTGGTGGTGCTGCGCTTCGGCATCGACGCCGGCCAGGAGCATTACCATGTGCCGCTGCTGATTTCGCCGTACAGCTATTCCACCTACCGCGGCAGCTAG
- a CDS encoding ATP-binding protein, with translation MSRFILVDSYPIIRRSMRIKLEKEGHEVVGEADNGRDALRLFRETAPDLMVIDLAITQPGGLELVRRLKNLSQALKILVYSDGDVGYMAARCMQAGADGFVSKRVDPQELKTALQALRQGRTYFPREALLELDSRADSDEGELQQLSPREFSVLQYLVNGLSNLAIAEQMAISFKTVSTYKVRLLQKLHASSVVELADIARRHGLLADSNEPAAPVVSSAGDSLLQQILDVMPLRTYVCDLQGSLLFCNQAFCDFAGLSLEEMRGRRIFDLGIVSEERKSQSKARFLEAIRRAEPYTLDVLIDYRGQSRMFQHWGVPYRDVNGQLVGMICGGVDVTERVDQLRALSEARQQAEAGNRAKTHFLERLSSILYVPLGALGNNLRQLHGEASLSERARGSLERAEKITLGLLRLSTDLGDLVGLERGRLSLEPKATDARALVAACVQEFEAEAQRRGLALHCELDTVQIAGLWLDARRFTQILRKLLGNALKYTPQGRVTVSLRSDPLGKAQVELTLEVIDSGVGIAVEDQPMLFEPFSLIPDQAGIARGDTGLGLALCRRLAEAMDGSLELHSELGVGTRAVVRIVAAEASL, from the coding sequence GTGAGCAGGTTCATTCTGGTCGACAGTTATCCGATCATTCGCCGATCCATGCGCATCAAGCTGGAGAAAGAGGGGCACGAGGTGGTGGGCGAGGCCGACAACGGCCGTGACGCACTGCGGCTGTTCCGCGAGACAGCGCCTGACCTGATGGTTATCGACCTGGCCATCACGCAGCCCGGCGGACTGGAGCTGGTCCGGCGGCTGAAGAATCTCAGTCAGGCGCTAAAGATCCTGGTCTACAGCGATGGGGACGTCGGCTATATGGCTGCGCGCTGCATGCAGGCCGGCGCTGATGGTTTCGTCAGCAAGCGGGTCGATCCGCAGGAGCTCAAGACCGCCCTGCAGGCGTTGCGACAAGGGCGTACCTACTTTCCCCGTGAAGCCTTGCTGGAACTCGACAGCCGCGCCGACTCCGATGAGGGCGAACTGCAGCAGCTCTCGCCGCGGGAGTTCAGCGTGCTGCAGTACCTGGTCAACGGCCTGTCCAACCTGGCGATCGCCGAACAGATGGCCATCAGTTTCAAGACCGTCAGCACCTACAAGGTACGGCTGCTGCAGAAGCTGCATGCGAGTTCGGTGGTCGAGCTGGCTGATATTGCCCGTCGCCATGGCCTGCTGGCTGACAGCAACGAGCCTGCCGCGCCGGTGGTGTCATCGGCCGGTGACAGCCTACTGCAACAAATCCTCGATGTGATGCCGTTGCGCACCTACGTGTGCGACCTGCAGGGCAGCCTGCTGTTCTGTAACCAGGCTTTCTGCGACTTTGCTGGACTGAGTCTGGAGGAGATGCGCGGTCGGCGCATCTTCGATTTGGGGATTGTCAGCGAGGAGCGCAAGTCGCAGAGCAAGGCGCGCTTCTTGGAGGCCATTCGGCGCGCGGAACCCTACACGCTGGATGTGCTGATCGACTACCGCGGCCAGAGTCGCATGTTCCAGCACTGGGGGGTGCCCTACCGGGACGTTAACGGCCAACTGGTCGGCATGATTTGCGGCGGCGTGGATGTCACCGAGCGCGTAGATCAACTGCGCGCACTGAGTGAGGCGCGGCAGCAGGCCGAGGCAGGTAATCGGGCGAAGACACACTTTCTCGAGCGCCTGAGCTCGATCCTCTATGTGCCGTTGGGCGCGCTGGGCAACAACCTGCGACAGTTGCATGGCGAGGCGTCGCTCAGCGAGCGCGCCAGGGGTTCACTGGAGCGCGCTGAGAAGATAACCCTGGGGCTGTTGCGCCTGAGCACCGATCTCGGCGATCTGGTTGGCCTCGAACGCGGCCGCTTGAGCCTGGAGCCGAAGGCGACCGACGCGCGCGCGTTGGTCGCGGCGTGCGTGCAGGAATTCGAAGCTGAAGCTCAGCGGCGCGGCCTGGCCCTGCATTGCGAATTAGACACTGTGCAGATCGCCGGGCTGTGGTTGGACGCGCGGCGTTTTACTCAGATTCTGCGCAAGCTGCTCGGCAACGCCCTGAAATACACACCGCAGGGGCGGGTCACGGTGTCGCTACGCAGCGATCCGCTAGGAAAGGCGCAGGTCGAGTTGACCCTGGAAGTAATCGACAGCGGGGTGGGGATTGCCGTCGAGGACCAGCCAATGCTGTTTGAGCCATTCAGCTTGATCCCCGATCAGGCGGGTATTGCGCGCGGCGACACTGGACTAGGTCTGGCCCTCTGTCGTCGCTTGGCCGAGGCCATGGACGGCAGCCTGGAACTGCACAGTGAACTGGGTGTTGGTACCCGTGCGGTGGTGCGGATCGTCGCCGCGGAGGCGTCGCTGTGA
- a CDS encoding autotransporter outer membrane beta-barrel domain-containing protein — MKKTASIQLTLLQQMHHNHLAQAISLVLAGMFSSGVFADTNVTTADTVGISTTGTHNGETIKLGATRTTGVEADVGEHIQFDAGRVESSAINAAQAKNQVGLHAKDGGHIAASDSLVILVPKTALGVVITASDMTGALVEAGGRLSLRETSVEIGGGAKGNNNLGVLVRGVKSTLDMHGGSVSTSSWGAPAITVREGASATLSEGASITTSGARSTTTGGSHGVVVSGTGSQLSGSDITVTTTGGSAYGVRVDDSAVVNLTNASVSTAGGNGHAVLADGTHSRIDMTGGSLSTTGKGSVGAWARNGAAINLSGTEVRTSGAAISSTAPVDGEKALSLSHGLLASGTGSAINAKDSSLQIGAGSASAARAEDGARINLSDSTVTVSGGATSTTTTAALHALNGAVIDGTGLSVTSNGVNVGGARADGTDSQVLLKDSTVTVRGAGSVANPAAAARAMNGARVTIDNSQLTAEGQYGHGISVEGAGSHAEVSRSSISVGGNRSIGVNIVGGASTKVAGSSISATAAPGAVGPFAPGVLVEGASSKLQLDDSDVGTSQGSSHGLQVGNGGDVTINNGSITTGGNYSTGISAGNATVSANNVTVTTHGNDNAMGVVANGNATIRLNGGSITTTGNGSPVQSNLTFPHALASRNPGALLISDGTSLLTKGSQAYGAAVDDGGSMILKNLSVKTEGQYSRGLYAGIGILKPGNVSLTADNLTVETLGDYATGALTSRQYNDETATLDLSNTSIRTHGLQSHGLQSESGAALTAKDTVVNTSGLGALGAMANNSATVDLDVVDISTSGDAGHGVVAKNGGSVTGSDVVVRTNGDQAAALYAQGTDALKGTVSLDRGVLNNRSGATIAVAGVADIDLQNSIVGGSGQWLNVDRSVASSGTSIPDMGTGQWQGVGQSLSSDGKATIDLGNSLVTGSARTATGSQADVAMHDTSIWQLTGESNLSRLSNDRSLIDFSTPVGGQFKNLTVNDYHGANGTIALNTYLFDDASPSDQLVIDGGSATGSSNLQIKNAGGAGALTTGNGIKVVDAINGGSTDTNAFRLLSRVVAGPYEYTLHRSSLDDSNGEAWYLRSTQDAVQPVGLVGLVDPANPVGLVDPVDPTNRTTPSEPVPQVPNYRPETSLYSGIPTQALLYSRAMVDTLHERVGEERRRATVDPLLGEDDSEFGPSLGWGRLIYRTGKDTRGSADYNYDLRAFQVGVDLYRSEDTDGSTNQAGLSLGLGKIDGAIKHTNGAYAGDDAMRGYSLGGYWTHFGPSGWYLDGVLQLHKFTATANPDSVDKVKTRGHGVTASLEVGKPFVFNEEKEIYIEPQAQVIVTKIKLQDTHDAAADVRFDDVDSLTGRLGVRIDRDWFRTDDKGEIHRTNGWVRPSVWHEFKGQPKTEFSSTDGYVPFAVDMSGTWGEVNLGVDYEYNARTTLTGSLGYQKAFDGDSRSYEGMLGIKVKF; from the coding sequence ATGAAAAAGACCGCCTCGATTCAGTTGACCTTGCTCCAGCAGATGCACCACAACCACCTCGCCCAGGCCATCAGCCTGGTCCTGGCTGGCATGTTTAGCAGCGGCGTATTCGCCGACACCAACGTGACCACGGCCGACACCGTCGGCATCAGCACCACCGGCACCCACAACGGCGAGACCATCAAGCTCGGCGCCACCCGTACCACCGGGGTCGAGGCTGATGTGGGCGAACACATCCAGTTCGACGCCGGTCGCGTCGAGAGCAGCGCCATCAATGCCGCCCAGGCCAAGAATCAGGTCGGCCTGCATGCCAAGGATGGCGGGCACATCGCCGCCAGTGACAGCCTGGTAATTCTCGTACCGAAGACCGCGTTGGGTGTGGTCATCACCGCCAGCGACATGACTGGCGCACTGGTCGAAGCGGGCGGCCGCTTGAGCCTGCGCGAGACCTCGGTGGAGATTGGCGGCGGCGCCAAGGGCAATAACAATCTCGGTGTGTTGGTCCGCGGTGTGAAGTCCACCCTCGACATGCACGGCGGCTCGGTCAGCACCTCGTCATGGGGTGCACCCGCCATCACAGTCCGCGAGGGCGCTTCGGCAACCCTGAGCGAGGGTGCCAGCATCACCACCAGCGGCGCCCGCAGCACCACCACCGGCGGCAGCCATGGCGTAGTGGTGAGTGGCACCGGCAGCCAGTTGAGCGGTAGCGACATCACCGTAACCACCACGGGCGGGTCGGCCTATGGTGTGCGTGTCGACGACAGTGCCGTGGTCAATCTCACCAACGCCAGCGTGTCCACCGCTGGTGGCAACGGCCATGCGGTATTGGCCGACGGCACGCACAGCCGGATCGACATGACCGGCGGTTCGCTCAGCACCACCGGCAAAGGCTCGGTCGGCGCCTGGGCGCGCAATGGCGCGGCGATCAACCTCAGTGGCACCGAGGTGCGCACCAGCGGTGCGGCCATCTCCAGCACCGCGCCGGTCGACGGTGAGAAGGCGCTGAGCCTGAGCCACGGCCTGCTGGCCAGCGGCACAGGCAGCGCCATCAATGCCAAGGACTCATCCCTGCAGATCGGCGCGGGCAGCGCCAGCGCGGCCCGCGCCGAAGACGGCGCACGGATCAACCTGAGCGACAGCACCGTCACCGTCAGCGGCGGCGCCACCTCGACCACCACCACCGCCGCTCTGCATGCCCTGAACGGCGCTGTCATCGATGGCACAGGGCTGAGCGTGACCAGCAACGGCGTCAATGTCGGCGGCGCCCGTGCAGACGGCACCGACAGCCAGGTGCTGCTGAAGGACAGCACCGTCACCGTCCGTGGCGCCGGTAGCGTGGCCAACCCGGCCGCCGCGGCACGGGCGATGAACGGAGCCCGCGTCACTATCGACAACAGCCAGCTCACGGCCGAAGGCCAGTACGGGCACGGCATCTCGGTGGAAGGCGCCGGCTCGCATGCCGAGGTCAGCCGCTCCAGTATCAGTGTCGGCGGCAATCGCTCGATCGGCGTCAACATCGTTGGCGGAGCCAGCACCAAGGTCGCCGGCAGCAGCATCAGCGCCACGGCAGCTCCGGGCGCGGTCGGCCCGTTCGCTCCGGGTGTACTGGTCGAGGGCGCCAGCTCCAAGCTGCAACTGGATGACAGCGACGTGGGCACCAGCCAAGGCAGCAGCCACGGCCTGCAGGTGGGCAACGGTGGCGATGTCACCATCAACAACGGTTCGATCACCACCGGCGGCAACTATTCGACCGGGATCAGCGCCGGCAATGCGACAGTCTCCGCCAACAACGTCACCGTCACCACCCATGGCAACGACAACGCCATGGGCGTGGTGGCCAATGGCAACGCGACCATCCGCCTCAACGGCGGATCGATTACCACCACCGGCAACGGTTCACCCGTTCAGTCCAACCTGACCTTTCCTCACGCCCTGGCGTCGCGTAATCCGGGCGCGCTGTTGATCTCCGACGGCACCAGCCTGCTGACCAAGGGCTCCCAGGCCTACGGCGCGGCGGTGGACGATGGCGGCAGCATGATTCTCAAGAATCTGTCGGTGAAAACCGAAGGGCAGTATTCACGCGGTCTCTACGCCGGCATCGGCATCCTCAAACCAGGCAATGTCAGCCTGACGGCCGACAACCTGACCGTCGAGACGCTGGGCGATTACGCCACCGGCGCGCTCACCAGCCGCCAGTACAACGATGAAACGGCAACGCTGGACCTGAGCAACACCAGCATCCGCACCCATGGCTTGCAATCCCATGGCTTGCAATCGGAGTCTGGCGCCGCGCTGACCGCCAAGGACACTGTGGTGAACACTTCCGGCCTCGGCGCTCTGGGCGCCATGGCCAACAACTCGGCTACCGTCGATCTCGATGTGGTCGACATCAGCACCAGCGGCGATGCTGGCCACGGTGTGGTGGCGAAGAACGGCGGCAGCGTCACCGGCAGCGACGTGGTGGTCCGCACCAACGGCGATCAGGCCGCAGCGCTCTACGCGCAAGGCACCGACGCGCTGAAAGGCACGGTGAGTCTCGATCGCGGCGTGCTCAATAACCGCAGCGGCGCGACCATCGCCGTCGCTGGGGTCGCCGATATCGACCTGCAGAACTCCATCGTTGGCGGCAGCGGGCAATGGCTGAACGTCGACCGTTCGGTGGCGAGCAGCGGCACCAGCATTCCAGACATGGGTACCGGGCAATGGCAGGGCGTCGGCCAGTCGCTCAGCAGCGACGGCAAGGCCACCATCGACCTCGGCAACTCGCTGGTCACTGGCTCGGCCCGCACTGCCACCGGCAGCCAAGCGGACGTGGCGATGCATGACACCAGCATCTGGCAGCTGACCGGCGAATCTAACCTCAGCCGCCTGAGCAACGACCGCAGCCTGATCGACTTCAGCACGCCGGTGGGCGGTCAGTTCAAGAACCTGACGGTGAACGACTACCACGGCGCCAACGGCACCATCGCCCTGAACACCTACCTATTCGACGACGCCTCGCCGTCAGACCAGCTGGTGATCGACGGCGGCAGCGCAACTGGCAGCAGCAACCTGCAGATCAAGAACGCTGGCGGCGCCGGTGCGCTAACCACTGGCAACGGCATCAAGGTGGTGGACGCGATCAACGGCGGCAGCACCGACACCAATGCGTTCCGCCTGCTCAGCCGCGTGGTGGCCGGCCCCTACGAATACACCCTGCACCGCTCGAGCCTGGACGACAGCAACGGCGAAGCCTGGTACCTGCGCTCGACTCAGGATGCGGTACAGCCGGTCGGCCTGGTCGGCCTGGTTGATCCGGCCAATCCGGTCGGGCTGGTCGATCCGGTCGATCCGACCAACCGTACAACGCCGAGCGAGCCAGTACCGCAAGTACCCAACTACCGCCCGGAAACCTCGCTATACAGCGGCATTCCCACCCAGGCGTTGCTCTACAGCCGCGCCATGGTCGATACCCTGCACGAACGGGTCGGCGAGGAACGTCGGCGTGCCACGGTCGACCCACTGCTCGGCGAGGACGACAGTGAGTTTGGTCCGTCGCTCGGCTGGGGCCGGCTGATCTACCGCACCGGTAAGGACACCCGCGGCAGCGCCGATTACAACTACGACCTGCGCGCCTTCCAGGTGGGTGTCGACCTGTACCGCAGCGAGGACACCGACGGCAGCACTAACCAAGCCGGCCTGTCCCTGGGGCTGGGCAAGATCGACGGCGCCATCAAGCACACCAACGGCGCCTACGCCGGCGACGACGCCATGCGCGGCTACAGCCTCGGCGGCTACTGGACCCACTTCGGCCCCAGCGGCTGGTACCTGGATGGCGTGCTGCAACTGCACAAGTTCACCGCCACGGCCAACCCCGACAGCGTGGACAAGGTGAAAACCCGCGGCCACGGCGTCACCGCTTCGCTGGAAGTCGGCAAACCCTTCGTCTTCAACGAGGAGAAAGAGATCTACATCGAGCCGCAAGCTCAGGTGATCGTCACCAAGATCAAGCTGCAGGACACCCATGACGCCGCAGCCGACGTGCGCTTCGACGACGTCGACTCGCTGACCGGACGCCTCGGCGTGCGCATCGACCGCGACTGGTTCCGCACCGATGACAAGGGTGAAATCCATCGCACCAATGGCTGGGTACGCCCGAGCGTCTGGCACGAATTCAAGGGCCAGCCGAAGACTGAGTTCTCCTCGACCGATGGCTACGTACCTTTCGCCGTCGACATGAGCGGCACCTGGGGCGAGGTCAATCTGGGGGTCGACTACGAGTACAACGCACGGACCACGCTTACCGGCTCGCTCGGTTACCAGAAGGCTTTCGATGGCGACAGCCGCAGCTACGAAGGCATGCTCGGCATCAAGGTCAAATTCTGA